In Embleya scabrispora, the DNA window GCCGCGAGCGCTCGGCGGGGGACCGAAGACACGCCGCGGGGTCGTCGGCGGCGCGGCGTTAGGGTCGGGGGAATGAACGAGGAGATCGTCTACAAGCTGGTCGGCGCCGACGAGTGGGCCGAGGCGGTGCGGGCCGGCCGGTTCGCGGGGGCCGGGATCGACCTGGCGGACGGCTACGTGCACCTGTCCACCGGCGCGCAGGTGGCCGAGACCGCCCGGCGGCACTTCGCGGGCCGCGACGACCTGGTCCTGGCGGCATGGCGTCCGGCCGCCCTGGGCGCGGCACTGCGCTGGGAACCCTCGCGCGGCGGCGCGCTGTTCCCGCACGTGTACGGCGTGGTGGACCCGGCCGCGGCGCTCTGGAGCGCGCCCCTGGACCTGCCGGCGACCCCCGACGGCGACCACGTGGCCGAGGCGGTGCTCGCGGCACTGGCCGCCCACGGGCACTGACCGCCGGGCGGCCGGTTCCGGGAGGCGCGAAGACCGGGGGCTCGGCCCCCGGATCGCCGTCATCGGGTCGGCGTGCGCAGCAGGTCGCCGGAGGTGGTGTCGTCGACGAAGGTGCGGATTCCCGGGCCGGTGAGTTCGCGCGGGGCGAAGTCGTCGAAGTAGGCCAGCGGTACGTGTACGCACAGCAGTGCCGCGGCCACCAGTATCCGATGGCGCGAGCGCACCCGGGACGGGGTCGCGTCGCCTCGCTCCCGTCCCAGCCACCACCACGTCACCACGGCCGTGTTGGCCAGGAGCAGGAACGCCCAGCGGTGGGTGTCCCATCCGGCGAACGCGGCGACCAGCGGTGCGGTGGCCGCCGCGATCGCCAGCGGTCGGCGCGGGCCCGTCACCGTGCCCCCGGCGAATGCCAGGGCCAGTGCCGCGGCGAGGAGCACCGCGAGCGGGACCAGGAACCACAACACCTCGAACGGCTCGTACATGCGCAGACTCTCCGCCTGGGTCCGGCCGAAGATCTCGAACACGTCGGCCCTGGCCGGGAATCCGCCCTCGCGCAGCCGGGCCCGCAGACCGGGCGCCGCCCCGTCGGCGGCCGGCGACACGAGCAGTACGGTGCCGCCGGCGAGCACCGCGGGCAGCAGTACGGCCGCCGCCCGGCGGATCGGCAACCGGTCCACCACCAGCAGGGTGAACAGCGGGATCACCGTCAGCATCGCGATCTCGTGCACGCACACCGCGACCGCCATCACCAGCGCGGCGGCGACCGTACGACCCCGGGCGAGCAGCCACCACGCGCCGAACAGGGCCAGGAAGAGCAGCTGCTCGAAGTAGCCGACCTCGTGGAAGAGGTAACCGCCGGTGGGCAGCACCAGCCACCCGGCCACCAGGGCCCGCCGGGCCGGCACCCGGGTGCGCGCCGCCGCGACCACCACGACCGCGAGGAGCGCGGCCAGGATCACGAACGACGTGCCGGCGAACAGCGCGTACGGGTAGTCCGTCGCCTCCGCGACCGGATGCAGCACCGTGCCGACCACGAACCGCCGGTGGAAGCCGTCCTGGAGCGAGATCGACTGCAATGTCGCGGTCCACGCGCTCGGCGCCCGGATGCCGGTGTACGCGGCCAGAGCGACGCACGCCACGAGGAGCAGCACCCGGCGGGCGGGCGCGGAGAGGCGCGGTCGGCGCGGCGCGGCCGGCGTGGAGATGCCTGCGGACATCGCTCGGACGACCGGCTGAACAACCGGTTCGTAGCACGTTTCGGGCATGACTGACCTCACCGTCGGCGCCCCGACGGAGGAGGAGCGCGAAGGAAATCGGGCGAACGGGGGCTCGGGGTCGGGGAGACCGGCGGGTTGGCTCGGCGCGCGGGTGCGGCGGCCGAACCCACTGGTGACTAGACGAGTCGAGCGGGAGGCGATCTAACGGGTGAGCCCCCGGAATTTCCTGTGGCGCTGATCACAGCGACGGGTCGGCCGCGCGCACTGCGGCGCGGCCGACGCACGGTCAGGGGGTGTCGGCGGGGATCGGCGCGTTCGTCGGCCGGCCCGGAACGCGGTCCAGGGTGATGTCGAAGTGCTCGCGGTAGGCGGCCAGGAGGGCGGCGTCGTCGACGAGTTGCTCCTCGTGGCGGTCGGCGCCGCCGGTCCGGATCAGGGTGCGGTCGGAGATGGTGATCCGGCCGTCGGGGAGCGCGAGCGAGCAGACCGGGGCGTGGGTGAAGCGCGACGCCGGCGCGGTCTGGTGCCACCAGCACCCGGTGACGAAGTCGTCCGACACGCGCGGGCGGGGCTCCAGGCGGTACGCGAGCTTGCCGTCGTGCAGGATGTCCACCTCGCCGTATTCGCCGTCGACGATCCGGAAGACCCCGCCCGGGTCCACCTGGTTCGTGCGCAGGTCCAGCCGTATGGGGTGGTGGGTGAACCGCCCGAAGCCGACGTCGACCAGCCACGGATGCTCCAGGTCGACGCGCAGCGCCAGATGGTCGAACGGGATCCCCACGCGTCCCGAGCCGCCGTAGGTGTACGCCGACAGCAGGGTGACGCGGTAGCCGAGTTCGCGCAGCAACACGGCGAACGCGACACAGAGTTCATAGCACAGGCCGCCACGCCGCCGATCCAGGACCTTCGCGAACAGCGCGTCCTCGTCGAGCGAGAGCGGGCGACCCAGGTGGATGTCCAGGTTCTCGAACGGGACGGTCAGCAGGTGCCGCCACTGCAACTCGGCCAGTGTCCCCGGATCCGGGGACGCCGGGCGAGGGACGCCGAGCAGGGCCAGGTAGCCGTCGATGCGGTTCGGGTTCACCGTGCCTCCGGGCTGTGTGCGTGGTACCGGCCGGGTTCGGCCGAGCCCCAGCATGCCCGGCGGGCATGATCCCGGCCGGCACGCGGCCTTGTCCCCCGGTGGGCGTGAGCCGGCGCGCCAGGCGCGGAGATCCGCACCACACGTCCACCCGCCGACCTGGGCGACTACTGCGATTTCGGTAGGCGGTCCTGTGGTTTCGGTAGGCCCGAGTGTCCGTAGCGGCAGGACGACGGGAGGGATCCTTCCGAACGAACCTCGAAGGGTCATCGCTCGTGGATATGGAGACCCTGACGTGGCGACTTTTCTGTATCGGCTCGGCCTCGCGGCCTTTCGGCGGCGCGGGCGCGTGCTCTTGGTGTGGCTCGGGGTGCTGGTCGTGGTCGCGGTGGGCGCCGCGCAGGCGTCGGGGCCCTCGGACGAGGAGTTCTCGATGCCGGGGATCGAGGCGCAAAAGGCGTTCGATCTCATGGAGGAGCGTTTTCCCGGAACCGCCGCGGACGGCGCCACCGCCCGGATCGTCTTCGTCGCCCCGGACGGGCGCAAGGTGACCGAGGGCGACCCGCGCAAGGCCGTCGAGCAGGCGGTGCAATCGCTGGGCGAAGGTCCGCAGGTGGCCGGTGTCGCGGACCCGTTCGCATCGAAGGCCGTGAGCAGGGACGGGGCGACCGCCTATGCGACCGTCACCTACAAGGTGGAGGCCGGCGACGTCACCGACGCCGCCCGCGCGGCGGTGCACGAGGCGGCCGACCGGGCGCGTTCGGCGGGCCTGACGGTGGAGACCGGCGGATCGGCGATGGACGACGGCGGCGGGCCCGGCGGGAGCGCGGAACTGGTCGGCCTCTCGGCGGCGGCGATCGTACTGCTGTTCACCTTCGGGTCGTTGGCCGCCGCGGGCCTGCCGCTGCTGACCGCGATCGTGGGCGTCGCCGTGAGCCTGTTCGGGATCCTGCTCCTCGCGGGCCCTTTGGGCCTGTCCTCGGACACGCTCACCCTCGGGATGATGCTGGGCCTGGCGGTGGGCATCGACTACGCCCTGTTCGTGGTCTCCCGCTATCGGGAGGAGCGCGGGCGCGGGCGGGCGCCGCACGAGGCGGCCGGGGTGGCGGTGGGTACCGCCGGGTCGGCGGTCGTGTTCGCCGGGGTCACCGTGATCATCTCGCTGGCCGGCCTGTCGGTGGTCGGGATTCCGACGCTGACGAAGATGGGCCTGGCCGCCGCGGGAGCCGTCGCGGTCGCCGTGCTGGTCGCGTTGACCGTCGTGCCCGCGCTGCTCGGCTTGTGGCCGAACGCGGTGCTCGCCCGCCGGGTACGCAAGGGCCGCGCGCGGGGTGGCCCGGCCGCCGCGCGGGACAACCTCGGCACCCGCTGGGCGCGTTTCGTGCTGCGCCGCCCCGTGGCGGTGCTGGTGCTCGGCGTGGTGGGACTGATCGCGCTCGCCGTGCCGACGGCGTCGCTGCGCCTCGGCATGCCCGGCGAGGAGGCCAAGTCCACCGCCACCACCGAGCGGCGTGCCTACGACGCGCTCGCCGAGGGCTTCGGCCCGGGCTTCAACGGCCCGCTGACCATCGTCGTGGACGCGAAGGGAGCGGCCGACCCGCAGGCCGCGGTGCGCGCCGTCGGCGACCGGATCGGCCGTACCGACGGCATCGTGTCGATCTCCCCGGCCCGCTTCAACGAGGCCGGCGACACGGCGGTCTTCCGGGCCACCCCGTCGACCAGCCCCACGGACGAGAAGACCAAGGATCTGGTGGAGACGATCCGCCGCGAGCGTCCGGCCGTGGAGCGGCAGGCGTCGGCGACGTTCGAGGTCACCGGTACGACCGCGCTGAACATCGACGTCGCGGCCAAGGTGCAGTCCGCGCTGGTGCCGTATCTCGCGGTGGTGGGCGGCTTGGCGGTGGTCCTGCTGCTCGTGGTCTTCCGCTCCGTGCTGGTCCCGGTGAAGGCGGCCCTGGGTTTCGTGCTGTCGGTACTGGCGGCGCTCGGTGTACTGGTGCTGGTCTTCCAGAAGGGGCACGCCGCGGACCTGTTCGGCGTGGAGCAGACCGGGCCGATCATGAGCCTGATGCCGATCTTCATGATGGGCATCGTCTTCGGACTGGCCATGGACTACGAGGTGTTCCTGGTCTCCCGGATGCGGGAGGCGTACACCCACGGGGAAGGCGCCCATCAAGCCGTCGTGTCCGGGTTCCGGCACAGCGCCCGGGTGGTGACGGCCGCCGCGCTGATCATGGTCGCGGTCTTCTCCGGATTCATCGGAGAGGACGGGTCGCTGATCAAGATGCTCGGCTTCGGCCTGGCCGCCGCGGTGCTCTTCGACGCCTTCGTGGTTCGGATGGCCATCGTGCCCGCGGTGTTGGCCCTGCTCGGCGACCGGGCCTGGTGGCTGCCGACGTGGCTGGGGCGGATCCTGCCCCGCGTCGACGTGGAAGGCGCGGCACTGAGCCACCCGCACTCGCACAGCCCGCACCCCGATCCGAACGGGCCGGTCCAGGCACACGTGTGACGCCCTCGGCCGCGGATGTCGCCCGAGCACGCCGGCTCGGGCGGTCCGCGGCGCCCGCTCGCGCCGTCATCGGCGACCATGGACCCCGGCACGCCCCCTCACGGAGAGCACGATGACCGGCAGCCTCGAACGGTACGCGCAGCGCCACGCCCGAGTCGCCGA includes these proteins:
- a CDS encoding MMPL family transporter, producing the protein MATFLYRLGLAAFRRRGRVLLVWLGVLVVVAVGAAQASGPSDEEFSMPGIEAQKAFDLMEERFPGTAADGATARIVFVAPDGRKVTEGDPRKAVEQAVQSLGEGPQVAGVADPFASKAVSRDGATAYATVTYKVEAGDVTDAARAAVHEAADRARSAGLTVETGGSAMDDGGGPGGSAELVGLSAAAIVLLFTFGSLAAAGLPLLTAIVGVAVSLFGILLLAGPLGLSSDTLTLGMMLGLAVGIDYALFVVSRYREERGRGRAPHEAAGVAVGTAGSAVVFAGVTVIISLAGLSVVGIPTLTKMGLAAAGAVAVAVLVALTVVPALLGLWPNAVLARRVRKGRARGGPAAARDNLGTRWARFVLRRPVAVLVLGVVGLIALAVPTASLRLGMPGEEAKSTATTERRAYDALAEGFGPGFNGPLTIVVDAKGAADPQAAVRAVGDRIGRTDGIVSISPARFNEAGDTAVFRATPSTSPTDEKTKDLVETIRRERPAVERQASATFEVTGTTALNIDVAAKVQSALVPYLAVVGGLAVVLLLVVFRSVLVPVKAALGFVLSVLAALGVLVLVFQKGHAADLFGVEQTGPIMSLMPIFMMGIVFGLAMDYEVFLVSRMREAYTHGEGAHQAVVSGFRHSARVVTAAALIMVAVFSGFIGEDGSLIKMLGFGLAAAVLFDAFVVRMAIVPAVLALLGDRAWWLPTWLGRILPRVDVEGAALSHPHSHSPHPDPNGPVQAHV
- a CDS encoding arylamine N-acetyltransferase family protein, yielding MNPNRIDGYLALLGVPRPASPDPGTLAELQWRHLLTVPFENLDIHLGRPLSLDEDALFAKVLDRRRGGLCYELCVAFAVLLRELGYRVTLLSAYTYGGSGRVGIPFDHLALRVDLEHPWLVDVGFGRFTHHPIRLDLRTNQVDPGGVFRIVDGEYGEVDILHDGKLAYRLEPRPRVSDDFVTGCWWHQTAPASRFTHAPVCSLALPDGRITISDRTLIRTGGADRHEEQLVDDAALLAAYREHFDITLDRVPGRPTNAPIPADTP
- a CDS encoding DUF952 domain-containing protein codes for the protein MNEEIVYKLVGADEWAEAVRAGRFAGAGIDLADGYVHLSTGAQVAETARRHFAGRDDLVLAAWRPAALGAALRWEPSRGGALFPHVYGVVDPAAALWSAPLDLPATPDGDHVAEAVLAALAAHGH